In Candidatus Defluviibacterium haderslevense, the following are encoded in one genomic region:
- the ccsA gene encoding cytochrome c biogenesis protein CcsA gives MKYLTWLADKLCSSKAASLYMLLFAIAIGVATFVENDFGTSSAQDLIFRTWWFELLLVLFGLSILVNIYRFRMIQQRKWAALTFHAAIIIILLGAGVTRYFGYEGIMHIREGSASSDFLSAETYLNFKVLYHEKTYSFAEKVYFSSLGKNKFDKQYQIGNKIILVKLKDFIPNPVEEMTDSPDGLAMLKVVIGGMNGREEYHVKYGDQVNLSGTKINFGNPEMPGYVNISMQNDSLYFKVDRPITQMVMATQKLDTIAPGELRPLRTRSLYNMGNSNFVIAEFARSAVLNTTSKDIKVKSESIVRLRLDVEMDSQHHELMLTGRKGSEGEYKTIESAESTIGIAYGSKRIELPFSLYLKDFIMDKYPGTENPSSYASEVTLTDPVKDVKMDKRIFMNNILDYQGYRFFQSSFDQDELGTYLSVNHDFLGTWLSYIGYILLTIGLLFVFFQPNTRFAYLTKKLKEIQNSSMLLFLWISIFFAVPVMGFSNSEITQPAVLVSPEHANKLGQLLVQDFKGRFEPINTLASEVVRKLSKKSELYGLSENQIYISMMLDPETWENVPIIQSGNHPEVLKILGINAGLTSYRNFFNDEGEYKLKEFIRAAQVMNPKDHGTFEKAIIKVDEKVNIANMVFSTQLFKVFPIKGDPNNTWISPTDISNPKTPEALSIFIKEFVTTYFAELKSSSETRNWTIPDEMLTKLTTYQESISGTILPAKQKVTTEIWLNRLNIFSNLRNIYALLGLCFLFTFLYSVFNHKVNINRISKIGFYTLLGFFVMHTLGLLMRWYVSGHAPWSNGYESMIYIAWTTTLAGLIFSRTSLGGLAATCVLSTIILLVAGMSWLDPEITPLVPVLNSYWLTIHVSMEAGSYGFLLLGAVIGMLNLVLFILTNDNNKIKIKRSIEELTIISEITITGGLIMLSIGTYLGGVWANESWGRYWGWDAKETWALVSILVYAFILHMRFIPALKSVYAYNFASLFGFATVIMTYYGVNYYLSGLHSYAAGDPVPLPVEVYYTLIALIILSILSFINYRRKYKERIVI, from the coding sequence ATGAAATATTTGACCTGGCTGGCAGACAAATTGTGCTCTTCTAAAGCGGCATCGCTGTATATGTTGCTATTTGCAATTGCTATTGGAGTTGCCACATTTGTTGAAAACGATTTTGGCACCAGCTCCGCTCAGGACCTCATCTTTAGAACCTGGTGGTTTGAATTATTGCTTGTACTATTTGGGCTAAGTATTCTGGTAAATATATATAGGTTCAGGATGATCCAACAAAGGAAATGGGCAGCTCTGACTTTTCATGCAGCGATCATCATTATTCTTCTTGGAGCTGGAGTGACTAGGTACTTTGGCTATGAAGGAATCATGCATATTCGGGAAGGTTCGGCTTCAAGTGATTTTTTATCGGCAGAGACCTATCTGAATTTTAAAGTATTGTATCATGAGAAGACCTATAGCTTTGCTGAAAAAGTGTATTTTTCTTCTTTAGGAAAAAATAAATTCGATAAGCAATACCAAATTGGAAATAAAATTATTCTGGTTAAACTCAAGGATTTTATTCCCAACCCGGTTGAAGAAATGACCGATAGCCCCGATGGACTTGCCATGCTCAAAGTAGTCATTGGGGGGATGAATGGTAGGGAAGAATATCATGTAAAGTATGGTGATCAGGTCAATCTAAGCGGAACCAAAATCAATTTTGGAAACCCTGAAATGCCTGGTTATGTAAATATTTCAATGCAAAACGATTCCCTTTATTTTAAAGTGGACAGACCGATTACTCAAATGGTGATGGCGACACAGAAGTTGGATACCATTGCTCCCGGTGAATTACGACCATTGCGTACCCGGTCCTTGTACAATATGGGTAATTCTAATTTTGTTATTGCTGAGTTTGCACGTTCTGCTGTTCTGAATACAACATCGAAGGACATCAAAGTAAAGAGTGAAAGTATCGTTAGATTAAGACTGGATGTTGAAATGGACAGTCAACATCATGAACTTATGCTTACTGGAAGAAAAGGATCTGAAGGTGAATACAAAACTATAGAATCTGCCGAAAGCACCATTGGAATAGCTTATGGTTCCAAACGAATAGAATTGCCGTTTTCGTTGTACCTCAAGGATTTTATCATGGATAAATATCCAGGTACTGAAAATCCATCATCCTATGCTAGTGAAGTTACTTTAACAGATCCGGTTAAAGATGTTAAAATGGATAAACGCATCTTTATGAATAACATCCTGGATTATCAGGGTTATCGTTTTTTTCAATCGTCTTTTGATCAGGATGAATTAGGAACTTATTTGAGTGTGAATCACGATTTTTTAGGTACATGGTTGTCCTATATTGGTTATATATTATTAACGATTGGATTGCTGTTTGTTTTCTTTCAACCCAACACCAGATTTGCTTATTTGACGAAGAAGTTGAAGGAAATTCAGAATTCATCCATGCTGTTATTCTTGTGGATAAGTATATTTTTTGCAGTTCCTGTAATGGGTTTTTCCAATTCGGAAATCACGCAACCTGCGGTTTTAGTAAGTCCGGAACACGCTAATAAGTTAGGTCAATTATTGGTACAGGATTTTAAGGGACGATTTGAACCCATAAATACTTTAGCCAGTGAAGTCGTTCGCAAACTTTCAAAGAAAAGTGAGCTTTATGGTCTAAGTGAAAATCAAATCTACATTTCAATGATGTTGGATCCGGAGACCTGGGAAAATGTACCCATCATTCAATCCGGCAATCATCCGGAAGTATTAAAGATCTTAGGAATAAATGCTGGACTAACAAGTTATCGGAATTTTTTCAATGACGAAGGGGAGTATAAACTTAAAGAATTCATTCGCGCTGCACAGGTCATGAACCCTAAAGATCATGGTACATTTGAAAAGGCTATTATTAAGGTGGATGAGAAGGTGAACATTGCGAATATGGTTTTTTCAACACAACTATTTAAAGTATTTCCGATCAAGGGAGATCCAAATAATACTTGGATTTCACCTACCGATATTTCAAATCCAAAAACCCCGGAAGCTTTAAGTATTTTTATCAAAGAATTCGTGACAACTTATTTTGCTGAATTAAAATCATCCTCAGAAACCAGAAACTGGACCATCCCCGATGAAATGCTAACTAAGTTAACGACATACCAAGAATCCATTTCTGGAACTATACTTCCTGCAAAACAAAAAGTGACTACTGAAATATGGTTGAATCGATTAAATATTTTTTCTAATCTGAGAAATATTTATGCCTTACTTGGACTTTGTTTTCTCTTTACTTTTTTGTATTCCGTTTTCAACCATAAAGTAAATATTAATAGGATTTCAAAAATTGGATTTTACACCTTGTTAGGATTTTTTGTAATGCACACCTTAGGATTACTAATGCGTTGGTATGTATCAGGTCATGCACCATGGAGCAATGGCTATGAGTCCATGATTTATATAGCCTGGACCACAACATTAGCGGGATTAATATTTTCAAGAACATCACTTGGAGGATTGGCGGCAACATGTGTGTTATCTACTATAATTCTTTTGGTAGCAGGAATGAGTTGGTTAGATCCGGAGATCACGCCATTAGTTCCTGTATTAAATTCTTATTGGTTGACAATACATGTTTCTATGGAGGCTGGAAGTTATGGCTTTCTCTTGCTTGGAGCTGTCATTGGTATGCTCAACTTAGTGCTCTTTATCTTAACTAACGACAATAATAAAATTAAGATTAAAAGATCAATAGAGGAGTTGACCATAATTAGCGAAATCACAATTACAGGTGGACTTATAATGCTAAGTATTGGAACTTATTTAGGAGGTGTTTGGGCTAATGAATCATGGGGTAGATACTGGGGATGGGATGCTAAAGAAACGTGGGCATTAGTGTCCATTTTGGTTTATGCATTCATACTTCACATGAGGTTCATCCCTGCACTAAAAAGTGTATATGCATATAATTTTGCATCGCTGTTTGGTTTTGCTACTGTTATCATGACTTATTATGGGGTGAATTATTATTTGTCTGGTTTGCATTCCTATGCAGCTGGAGATCCGGTTCCATTGCCGGTGGAAGTGTATTATACTTTGATAGCATTGATTATATTAAGTATACTTTCTTTCATAAATTATAGAAGAAAATATAAAGAGCGGATTGTGATATAA
- a CDS encoding cytochrome c family protein, with protein MIKLHHTSLLELKYILYGILIICFFPLSAQISPGKLSNPHKQLEGISNCTQCHDLGDQISEAKCLNCHIKLKSRISSNKGFHASQEVKQKNCISCHSEHHGLKFEMIRFDKKLFNHNSTGYELKGKHKTIDCRNCHKPDFIQDPEIKKNQTTYLGLDPKCLTCHADYHQKTLSNDCIKCHNFNQFKPASEFNHSRTDFPLTGAHLKVTCIECHKKEIRNNVSFQKFASIDFQTCHSCHKDPHDNKFGTNCKACHTDESFHKIKPTPQFNHNLTGFKLEGRHKSIDCRKCHDNRAGTSGMFKEFEKISKLECISCHKDIHEGKFETDCKKCHNQESFRANKNLDQFNHNLTNFPLEGKHQSLDCKKCHKTKMTDPLPHEFCNQCHTDYHHGEFAQHKIYNDCSSCHTVQNFKGTTFSIEQHQQSAFPLNGAHLATACNACHQKDGKWNFRNIGKQCIDCHEDFHKGYIDPSFYVPNQCLNCHAEESWNEVHFDHSKTSFPLLGKHLETQCNKCHFTKELNKAIVQNFKEKPKECNTCHKNPHGNQFTENNITDCNRCHGFDDWKASKFNHNNSRFPLKGEHIVVTCDKCHKAEALDIKIILYKNGMLECKDCHK; from the coding sequence GTGATAAAACTACACCACACATCACTTTTAGAATTAAAATATATCCTGTATGGTATATTAATTATTTGTTTCTTTCCCCTTAGTGCACAAATTTCACCTGGAAAATTATCCAATCCTCACAAACAACTAGAAGGTATAAGTAATTGCACCCAATGTCATGATTTGGGAGATCAAATTTCAGAAGCGAAATGCTTAAATTGTCATATAAAACTCAAAAGTAGAATATCTAGTAACAAGGGTTTTCACGCATCTCAGGAAGTAAAACAAAAAAATTGCATTTCGTGTCATAGCGAACACCATGGCCTTAAATTCGAAATGATTCGTTTTGATAAAAAACTATTCAACCATAATTCCACAGGTTATGAATTAAAAGGCAAACACAAAACCATCGATTGCAGAAATTGCCACAAACCGGATTTTATTCAGGACCCGGAAATTAAAAAAAATCAAACCACCTATTTGGGTTTGGATCCCAAATGTTTAACATGCCATGCAGATTATCATCAAAAGACCTTATCCAATGATTGTATCAAATGTCATAATTTCAACCAATTCAAACCAGCAAGTGAATTTAATCATAGCCGAACTGACTTTCCGCTGACAGGTGCTCATCTAAAAGTAACTTGTATAGAATGTCATAAAAAAGAAATTCGAAATAATGTATCGTTTCAAAAATTTGCTTCAATAGATTTTCAAACTTGCCATTCATGCCATAAAGATCCACATGATAATAAATTTGGCACCAATTGTAAGGCATGTCATACTGATGAATCTTTTCACAAAATCAAACCCACACCACAATTTAATCATAACCTTACAGGCTTTAAACTAGAAGGACGTCATAAGTCCATAGATTGTCGTAAATGTCATGATAATCGAGCTGGCACATCAGGAATGTTTAAAGAATTTGAAAAGATTAGTAAACTGGAATGTATCAGTTGTCATAAGGATATTCATGAAGGCAAATTCGAAACTGATTGTAAAAAATGTCATAATCAAGAAAGTTTTAGGGCTAATAAAAACCTGGACCAATTCAATCACAATCTAACTAATTTTCCGCTTGAAGGAAAACACCAATCTTTAGATTGTAAAAAATGCCATAAAACAAAAATGACAGATCCATTGCCACATGAATTCTGTAATCAATGCCATACGGATTATCACCATGGTGAATTTGCTCAGCATAAAATTTATAATGACTGTTCAAGTTGTCATACAGTACAAAATTTTAAAGGCACTACTTTTAGTATTGAGCAACATCAACAGTCTGCGTTTCCTTTAAATGGGGCGCATCTGGCAACTGCTTGCAATGCATGTCATCAAAAGGATGGAAAATGGAATTTCCGAAACATTGGAAAACAATGTATCGATTGTCATGAAGATTTTCATAAGGGCTACATAGATCCATCGTTTTATGTCCCAAATCAATGCCTCAACTGTCACGCAGAAGAAAGTTGGAATGAGGTCCATTTTGATCATTCCAAAACCAGCTTTCCTTTATTGGGAAAACATCTGGAAACACAATGCAATAAATGTCATTTTACTAAAGAATTAAATAAAGCTATTGTCCAAAATTTCAAAGAAAAACCAAAAGAATGCAATACATGTCATAAAAATCCACACGGTAATCAGTTCACAGAAAACAATATAACTGATTGTAATCGCTGTCATGGTTTTGATGATTGGAAAGCTTCAAAATTTAATCATAATAATTCAAGATTTCCATTGAAAGGTGAACATATTGTCGTAACTTGCGACAAATGCCATAAGGCCGAAGCATTGGATATAAAGATTATCCTTTACAAAAACGGGATGTTGGAATGCAAAGATTGTCACAAATAA